From the Diospyros lotus cultivar Yz01 chromosome 13, ASM1463336v1, whole genome shotgun sequence genome, one window contains:
- the LOC127788703 gene encoding protein DETOXIFICATION 24-like, with product MDNKMDERLLRSEEHSGGNLGRRVWLESRKIWRVAFPGIISRVSAFGILVVTQAFIGHIDEVDLAAYALCQTIMLRFINGILLGMSSATETLCGQAFGARQYHMMGIYLQRSWIVNFVTATVLLPIFIFATPIFRLLGEDEAISKVAGTISLWFIPFIYNFIFSLTIQMYLQSQLKNAVVAWLSASTFLLHLALSWIFVYKLSLGVSGAMGSLSISSWLVVFGEFFYIFGGWCPDTWKGFTMAAFTDLWPVVKLSVSSGIMLCLELWYNSILLLVAGYMKNAEVAISAFSICLNISAWQFMLFLGFLSASSVRISNELGRGDAKAAKFSIKVIMGTSVLLGVLCFILCLVFGNKLGYLFTSSEEVAETVGDLSVLLAFTMLFNGIQPVLTGVAVGAGLQASVAVINLGCYYVIGIPFGVVLAYVADLEIKGIWIGMISGMAIQILVLGFMIWRTSWDEQVKNASERLQRWSLQPSEESNESLNHS from the exons ATGGACAACAAGATGGATGAGAGGCTACTCAGGTCAGAAGAACATAGTGGTGGTAATTTGGGAAGGAGAGTTTGGTTAGAATCCAGAAAGATATGGAGAGTGGCATTCCCCGGTATAATATCCAGAGTGTCTGCATTTGGGATTCTGGTGGTTACACAAGCTTTCATTGGCCACATAGATGAAGTAGATCTCGCGGCATATGCACTTTGTCAAACCATTATGTTGCGATTTATAAACGGGATACTG CTGGGAATGTCCAGCGCCACTGAAACTCTTTGTGGGCAAGCCTTCGGGGCCAGGCAGTACCACATGATGGGGATATACCTACAGCGCTCGTGGATCGTCAATTTTGTCACTGCAACTGTGCTGCTCCCCATCTTCATCTTCGCAACACCCATCTTTCGGCTTCTAGGCGAAGACGAAGCCATATCTAAAGTAGCCGGCACCATATCCCTCTGGTTCATTCCCTTTATCTACAACTTCATCTTCAGTTTGACTATTCAGATGTACCTGCAAAGCCAATTGAAGAACGCGGTCGTCGCATGGCTCAGTGCTTCCACATTCCTGCTCCATCTGGCCTTGTCGTGGATCTTTGTGTACAAGCTGAGCCTGGGAGTTTCCGGTGCAATGGGTTCGCTGAGTATATCGTCTTGGCTAGTTGTTTTTGGGGAGTTCTTTTACATTTTCGGAGGGTGGTGCCCTGATACATGGAAGGGATTCACCATGGCTGCGTTCACTGATCTGTGGCCTGTGGTGAAGTTATCGGTATCCTCTGGCATAATGCTTTG CTTGGAGTTATGGTACAATTCTATTTTACTTCTGGTTGCCGGCTACATGAAAAATGCAGAGGTTGCCATTTCTGCCTTCTCAATTTG TCTAAATATCAGCGCTTGGCAGTTTATGCTTTTCCTCGGTTTCCTTAGTGCTTCAAG TGTGCGAATTTCAAACGAACTGGGAAGAGGAGATGCTAAAGCTGCAAAGTTTTCAATTAAAGTCATAATGGGCACTTCAGTTCTACTTGGAGTTTTGTGCTTCATCCTCTGTTTAGTTTTTGGCAATAAACTTGGATACTTGTTTACAAGCAGTGAGGAAGTGGCAGAAACTGTTGGAGACCTCTCTGTTCTGCTTGCTTTCACAATGCTGTTCAATGGCATTCAGCCTGTACTCACCG GGGTGGCTGTTGGCGCCGGTTTACAGGCTAGCGTTGCTGTGATAAACCTTGGCTGCTATTATGTGATTGGGATTCCATTTGGAGTTGTGCTTGCATATGTGGCTGATCTTGAAATTAAG GGAATATGGATTGGGATGATCTCTGGCATGGCGATCCAAATACTTGTACTCGGTTTCATGATATGGAGAACTAGTTGGGATGAGCAG GTGAAAAATGCATCCGAACGGCTCCAGAGATGGTCTCTTCAACCCTCTGAGGAGTCCAATGAAAGCCTCAATCATTCTTGa